One genomic region from Nitrospira sp. encodes:
- a CDS encoding SUMF1/EgtB/PvdO family nonheme iron enzyme: protein MFSLLVIMGNPSLAETGSKPSPELARHLTDIARLARPSPMLTIPAGTFLLGSNRVDDDPYGNRTQFDDTELPQHRVWLDAYEMDRDEVSLGEYVAFLQKQKLHPSDELQKLLWHVITVHSVSDQTLTRWPALYVTWAEANDLCVAKHARLPTEAEWEKAARGSEGIPYPWGEAIPSSTLAMFGQHHVHEIPILAAVDSYKEGKSPYGLHHMAGNIAEWVQDWFGFDYYAYMPERNPTGPTTGRYKSVRGGSWKSNRVMLRTATRGGAPPDQRAATIGFRCARTLTFDIP, encoded by the coding sequence ATGTTTTCTCTCCTGGTCATCATGGGAAACCCCTCTCTCGCAGAGACCGGCTCAAAGCCCTCCCCGGAACTGGCCCGCCATTTAACGGACATCGCGAGGCTGGCCAGACCGTCGCCGATGCTCACCATCCCGGCTGGTACGTTTTTGCTCGGGAGCAACAGAGTCGATGACGACCCCTATGGAAACCGGACCCAATTTGACGATACGGAACTGCCTCAACATCGAGTTTGGTTGGATGCTTATGAGATGGATCGAGATGAGGTAAGCCTTGGAGAATACGTAGCCTTTCTGCAGAAACAGAAGCTTCATCCCTCGGACGAGCTCCAGAAACTCCTCTGGCACGTCATCACCGTCCATTCCGTCTCCGACCAGACCTTGACCCGCTGGCCTGCGCTCTATGTCACATGGGCAGAGGCGAACGATCTATGCGTGGCAAAGCACGCCAGACTACCGACCGAGGCCGAATGGGAAAAAGCGGCGCGAGGGTCTGAAGGCATTCCCTACCCATGGGGTGAAGCAATTCCCAGCTCCACACTCGCGATGTTCGGGCAGCATCATGTCCATGAGATCCCCATTCTTGCAGCAGTCGATTCCTATAAGGAAGGCAAGAGTCCCTATGGCTTGCACCATATGGCGGGCAACATTGCCGAATGGGTGCAGGACTGGTTCGGATTCGATTACTATGCCTATATGCCGGAACGCAATCCGACGGGTCCAACCACCGGGCGCTACAAGAGCGTTCGCGGTGGATCTTGGAAAAGCAACCGCGTCATGCTTCGAACGGCGACCCGAGGCGGCGCCCCTCCAGACCAACGTGCCGCGACGATCGGCTTCCGGTGCGCACGGACATTGACATTTGATATCCCCTAA
- a CDS encoding S1C family serine protease codes for MSTHHLLAAHYLRFPVYCVWIATIMLTLPRNAETMELSQDAILRARQATVGILADTQDQRMPERPGKVVVRGTGFHLRDGYVITARHAVEKHELPTGVVVQKQIRVLTNDLHELPADLVSDSAFMDIVVYRVAEQHRSKLQAGTSFTSAEASPGMEVFTIGYPLGWGPTMAFGKIGNTNTFLQTVDTRLIQADLSTCSGNSGGGLFNAQGEIVGIVHAVIQTDKEETQAHCSRLTFVIPGILAERIINAALSGRPLAFSRLGVHMTSVKDGTKLRVAVKEVAEPAKSAGIQKHDILLAIEDTEILDGAQLKNFLIERTSPGQEVSVKVRRIDVDLTFHVVLGGG; via the coding sequence ATGAGCACGCATCACCTGTTGGCAGCTCACTACCTGCGCTTTCCTGTGTACTGCGTTTGGATCGCCACGATAATGCTCACCCTCCCGCGCAATGCCGAAACGATGGAACTCAGCCAGGACGCGATTCTTAGAGCGAGACAGGCGACCGTAGGAATCCTAGCTGATACACAAGATCAGCGAATGCCGGAAAGGCCTGGGAAGGTCGTCGTCCGAGGAACTGGGTTTCATCTACGAGACGGTTATGTAATTACCGCAAGACATGCCGTAGAAAAACACGAGCTTCCAACGGGCGTCGTCGTTCAGAAACAGATTCGCGTGCTCACGAATGATCTCCATGAACTTCCTGCCGATCTCGTGAGCGACAGTGCGTTCATGGATATCGTCGTGTATCGGGTTGCTGAACAGCATCGCTCCAAATTGCAGGCAGGGACGTCCTTTACTTCGGCCGAGGCATCACCCGGGATGGAAGTCTTCACAATCGGTTATCCGCTTGGTTGGGGGCCGACCATGGCCTTTGGGAAAATCGGAAATACCAATACATTTCTGCAAACCGTCGATACCCGTCTCATCCAGGCCGACCTTTCGACCTGCAGTGGAAATTCAGGAGGTGGGCTGTTCAACGCCCAAGGAGAAATTGTCGGCATCGTGCATGCCGTGATCCAAACCGATAAAGAAGAGACCCAGGCTCATTGCAGTCGCCTGACCTTTGTCATTCCAGGAATCCTTGCGGAGCGCATCATCAACGCAGCTCTTTCAGGTAGGCCTCTTGCCTTCTCCAGACTTGGGGTCCACATGACTTCGGTAAAAGACGGCACAAAGTTGCGTGTCGCCGTGAAGGAAGTCGCGGAACCAGCAAAATCGGCAGGTATTCAGAAACACGATATTTTGCTGGCCATCGAGGATACGGAGATTCTTGATGGAGCCCAGCTGAAGAATTTCCTCATCGAGCGGACAAGCCCGGGCCAAGAGGTATCGGTCAAAGTGCGTCGAATTGATGTTGATCTGACGTTCCATGTCGTGCTGGGCGGTGGGTGA
- a CDS encoding L-threonylcarbamoyladenylate synthase: MGWETDYLNGAILSAEDSESIRLAGKIIKRGGLVAFPTETVYGLGCDSMNADAAAKVFEAKQRPQFDPLIVHIAHLSQLDTLIASLPPIGHRLINEFWPGPLTLVLPKQSTVPDLVTAGLPTVAVRMPNHPVAQALIREADTPIAGPSANPFGYVSPTTAQHVADGLGSKADLILDGGPCPVGVESTIVSLIGPQPELLRPGSITIEQLNAVIGSIHRSSPVNQTPMAPGQLARHYATQTQLTILGAVGARPILKNDERAGLLILSQARDTDDRFAAVEVLSSTGDLREAARHLFAALRRLDSLGLDRIYAEPCTEEGLGLAIMDRLHRCAAS; encoded by the coding sequence ATGGGTTGGGAAACCGATTATTTGAACGGTGCAATCCTCTCGGCAGAAGATTCCGAGTCCATCCGACTAGCAGGAAAGATCATCAAAAGAGGTGGACTCGTCGCGTTTCCAACCGAAACAGTCTATGGACTCGGCTGCGATTCGATGAATGCCGACGCAGCAGCGAAGGTCTTCGAAGCCAAGCAGCGTCCTCAGTTCGACCCGCTCATCGTCCACATCGCTCATCTCAGCCAGTTGGATACTCTGATCGCCTCCCTGCCTCCCATAGGTCACAGACTCATAAATGAGTTTTGGCCCGGCCCCCTGACTTTGGTCCTGCCGAAGCAATCGACCGTTCCAGATCTCGTCACCGCCGGACTTCCGACGGTTGCAGTCAGAATGCCGAACCATCCAGTGGCACAGGCGTTGATTCGGGAAGCAGATACCCCCATCGCCGGTCCCAGCGCCAACCCCTTTGGCTATGTGAGCCCCACGACCGCTCAACATGTTGCTGATGGGCTTGGGAGCAAAGCAGATCTCATACTCGACGGCGGACCCTGTCCGGTTGGGGTCGAATCGACGATCGTTTCACTGATAGGACCACAGCCGGAATTGCTGCGTCCAGGCAGCATCACCATTGAACAACTCAACGCCGTCATCGGCTCGATTCATCGGTCGTCGCCTGTGAATCAAACGCCGATGGCGCCCGGTCAATTAGCACGCCACTACGCAACGCAGACGCAATTGACGATCTTAGGCGCGGTCGGAGCAAGGCCTATCCTGAAAAATGATGAGCGCGCAGGGTTGCTGATCCTTTCGCAAGCACGAGATACCGACGATCGCTTTGCAGCTGTTGAAGTTCTATCGTCGACCGGTGATCTGAGGGAAGCCGCACGACACCTGTTTGCAGCGCTGCGGAGGCTGGACTCCCTTGGGCTCGATCGGATCTACGCAGAACCGTGTACCGAAGAGGGGCTTGGGCTGGCAATTATGGACCGACTGCACCGCTGCGCGGCGTCATGA
- a CDS encoding peptidylprolyl isomerase: MTMALEFRKKDPRVTIVTRFGEIKIRFYSDAAPRHVENLINLVKMRFYDDTTFHRVVPGFIIQGGDPLSKTPDRILHGTGGPGYFLSPEPNDHPHKRGAVSMAKMPRESNSTRDFNDNGSQFFICVGENSGLDRRYTVFGEVFRGIEVVDKIVGVPRDERDNPLDPVRITMTVKE; encoded by the coding sequence ATGACGATGGCACTTGAGTTCAGAAAAAAAGATCCCCGCGTCACAATTGTCACGAGATTCGGTGAGATCAAGATTCGATTCTACTCTGACGCGGCACCTCGTCATGTGGAGAACCTTATCAATCTCGTCAAGATGAGGTTCTATGACGACACGACGTTCCATCGGGTGGTGCCTGGGTTCATCATTCAGGGAGGCGATCCATTGAGCAAGACTCCCGACCGCATACTCCACGGTACGGGCGGACCAGGGTACTTTCTTTCGCCCGAACCGAACGACCATCCACATAAGCGCGGCGCGGTATCCATGGCAAAAATGCCCCGCGAGAGCAACAGCACGCGCGACTTCAACGACAACGGCTCACAGTTTTTTATCTGCGTCGGAGAGAACAGCGGTTTAGATCGGCGCTACACCGTGTTTGGAGAAGTCTTTCGTGGGATCGAGGTTGTCGACAAGATTGTCGGTGTCCCTCGCGACGAGCGAGACAACCCACTCGATCCGGTCAGGATTACGATGACCGTGAAAGAGTAA
- a CDS encoding MFS transporter — MSERTFTNRETAAPPSPLRWLILGLLFAISVVTYIDRVNISVTARQMMPALGLTEQEMGFVFSAFVIGYALFQIPGGWLADRWGIRIILMIALIWWSCFTAWTAIAATSFLATPLGIVGALALVRFLLGVGEAAALPTFNRAVTDWLPAHERGLGIGIAIGGIGIGAAITPPITAWIMVNYGWQSAFYLSSGIGFALAVIWWCLATDRPSQHPWHTHDETASSTIPATPTRPSTPWTILRRTPSVWWLMLSYGCLGYVAYVYMSWFYLYLVNERGFNVLRGGLFAAAPFLTILVFCPLGGWVTDRLAIRRGVTKGRQIVGMIGMGLAAGSIALGAVVESPHLAIASLSLGAGWLYFTVGAYWSSASDLSPTHAGSLSGLMNMGANLGGAISPTLTPWLAQQWGWGASLGLAALISLLGGIMWVRIRPGDGLVKDGAEC, encoded by the coding sequence GTGAGCGAGAGGACCTTCACGAATCGCGAAACCGCTGCACCACCTTCGCCCCTACGTTGGCTGATTCTGGGGCTTCTCTTTGCCATCAGTGTTGTCACGTACATCGATCGCGTCAACATTTCGGTCACCGCACGGCAGATGATGCCGGCGTTGGGGCTCACGGAGCAGGAGATGGGATTTGTCTTCTCCGCATTCGTCATCGGGTACGCCTTGTTCCAGATTCCCGGTGGGTGGCTCGCAGATCGCTGGGGCATCCGCATCATCCTCATGATCGCATTGATCTGGTGGTCCTGCTTTACCGCCTGGACGGCCATTGCCGCGACTTCTTTCCTGGCCACCCCGCTCGGAATCGTCGGCGCACTGGCCCTTGTCAGATTTCTTCTCGGTGTCGGAGAGGCAGCGGCATTGCCGACCTTTAATCGCGCCGTCACCGACTGGCTTCCCGCTCATGAACGCGGTCTCGGCATCGGCATTGCGATCGGCGGAATCGGGATCGGCGCAGCAATCACTCCGCCAATAACAGCTTGGATTATGGTCAACTATGGCTGGCAATCCGCCTTTTACCTCTCGAGCGGGATAGGGTTCGCCCTCGCAGTCATCTGGTGGTGCTTGGCCACCGATCGTCCATCGCAGCACCCCTGGCACACTCATGACGAAACAGCCTCGTCCACGATTCCAGCCACTCCAACGCGTCCTTCAACTCCGTGGACTATCCTACGAAGGACACCGAGCGTTTGGTGGCTGATGCTGAGTTACGGATGCTTGGGCTATGTCGCCTATGTCTACATGTCTTGGTTCTATCTCTATCTCGTGAATGAGCGCGGCTTCAATGTCTTACGCGGCGGATTGTTTGCTGCCGCCCCGTTCCTTACGATTCTCGTGTTCTGTCCTCTCGGCGGATGGGTCACCGATCGATTGGCGATCCGACGAGGAGTGACGAAAGGCCGTCAGATCGTGGGCATGATAGGTATGGGGCTGGCGGCTGGTTCCATCGCCTTGGGTGCCGTTGTAGAATCTCCTCATCTCGCCATCGCCAGCTTATCATTGGGTGCCGGGTGGCTCTATTTCACAGTCGGCGCATATTGGTCCTCGGCGAGCGATCTGTCACCGACCCATGCCGGAAGCCTCTCAGGTCTCATGAATATGGGTGCCAATCTCGGTGGAGCGATATCTCCGACACTCACGCCTTGGCTCGCCCAACAGTGGGGTTGGGGTGCTTCTCTCGGCCTCGCGGCCCTCATTTCCCTTTTGGGTGGAATCATGTGGGTGCGCATCCGACCTGGAGATGGACTCGTAAAAGACGGTGCTGAGTGCTGA
- a CDS encoding FKBP-type peptidyl-prolyl cis-trans isomerase — translation MRIRLLCFAIGFLLLTTPLSAASPDPVSDDQKTLYALGLAISQSLGTFALSETELDMVKNGITDGVLKRPQKVDLQTFGPKIQQLQQSRVAVAAESEKKAGAAFTAKAASEKGATKTESGIVITTIKPGTGATPKATDTVKVHYHGTLTDGTVFDSSIKRGEPATFPLNKVIKCWTEGVQQIKVGGKSRLVCPSNLAYGDGGSPPTIKPGATLVFEVELLDIVTN, via the coding sequence ATGAGAATTCGTCTATTATGTTTTGCCATAGGGTTTCTCCTTCTCACAACCCCGCTATCGGCTGCCTCTCCAGATCCGGTAAGTGATGATCAGAAAACCCTGTACGCACTTGGGTTGGCCATCAGCCAATCATTGGGGACCTTTGCCTTAAGCGAGACCGAACTCGATATGGTCAAAAATGGCATCACTGACGGCGTACTGAAGCGCCCTCAAAAAGTCGATCTCCAAACATTCGGGCCCAAAATTCAACAACTGCAACAGTCTCGAGTGGCTGTCGCAGCCGAGAGTGAGAAGAAGGCAGGCGCCGCGTTTACGGCAAAAGCGGCTTCGGAAAAAGGAGCAACGAAGACGGAGTCAGGGATCGTCATCACCACCATCAAACCCGGCACCGGGGCCACGCCAAAGGCAACGGATACGGTCAAGGTCCATTACCATGGTACTTTGACCGATGGAACAGTATTTGACAGTTCCATCAAGCGAGGGGAACCGGCGACATTTCCGTTGAACAAGGTTATTAAGTGTTGGACAGAGGGAGTTCAACAGATCAAAGTCGGAGGAAAGAGCCGTCTGGTGTGCCCATCCAATCTGGCCTATGGCGACGGCGGGTCGCCGCCGACCATCAAACCGGGAGCCACCTTAGTCTTCGAAGTTGAGCTACTCGACATCGTCACTAACTGA
- a CDS encoding aldo/keto reductase, with product MPLTTYNHVSIPSFMYGTAWKKDATTKLVLQAVEAGFTAIDTANQLVHYDEARVGEALLQLAKQGIARNKLFLQTKFTPINGQDHRLPYDARASITTQVQQSFASSLEHLHADYLDSYVLHGPYSRRGLGAEDWEVWTAIESLYDAGKTKMIGVSNVTADQLTLLCMKAKHKPMVVQNRCYAAFGWDKEVREICRTHHIIYQGFSLLTANRDVFVDPAIRTMAARYQATLAQLIFRFAMQVGMLPLTGTTNPQHMKEDLQSDQFTLLSEEVGQIETIGL from the coding sequence ATGCCACTGACCACATACAATCACGTTTCCATTCCCTCTTTTATGTACGGCACGGCGTGGAAGAAGGACGCGACAACCAAGTTGGTACTGCAAGCGGTCGAGGCGGGGTTTACCGCCATCGATACGGCGAATCAACTCGTCCATTATGATGAAGCAAGGGTCGGGGAGGCACTGTTACAGCTAGCGAAGCAAGGCATCGCCCGCAACAAGCTGTTTCTGCAAACGAAGTTCACACCCATCAACGGCCAAGATCATCGCCTTCCATACGACGCGCGAGCAAGCATCACCACGCAGGTGCAACAATCTTTCGCCAGTTCTCTCGAACATCTCCATGCGGACTATCTCGACTCGTACGTGTTGCATGGCCCCTATTCACGGCGTGGCCTAGGGGCTGAAGATTGGGAAGTTTGGACCGCGATTGAGTCCCTCTATGATGCCGGCAAGACGAAGATGATCGGGGTCAGCAACGTCACGGCCGATCAGCTGACCTTGCTCTGCATGAAAGCCAAGCACAAGCCGATGGTGGTGCAGAACCGCTGCTATGCGGCCTTCGGATGGGACAAGGAGGTTCGGGAGATTTGCCGGACGCACCATATTATCTATCAAGGGTTTTCTCTCCTGACCGCGAATCGCGATGTGTTCGTCGACCCTGCGATTCGAACAATGGCCGCACGATACCAGGCCACCCTCGCGCAACTCATCTTCCGGTTTGCCATGCAAGTCGGCATGCTGCCTTTGACCGGCACGACGAATCCTCAGCACATGAAAGAAGACCTGCAATCGGATCAATTCACCCTGCTGTCGGAGGAAGTTGGACAGATCGAAACCATCGGCCTCTAG
- a CDS encoding isoprenylcysteine carboxylmethyltransferase family protein: MFNALELKVPPLALVFLFGALMWVASAYSMFTIVLPWRSAFALIFYTVGSAIVLAGVLTFRQMKTTVSPLTPEATTTMVTSGIYRFTRNPMYLGFLLILVGWAIDLSHLLAFVILPLFVWYMNRFQIQPEERALASKFSEAFTAYKRSVRRWL, from the coding sequence ATGTTCAATGCACTGGAACTAAAAGTGCCCCCGCTTGCGCTCGTATTCTTGTTCGGCGCGTTGATGTGGGTCGCCTCTGCCTATTCTATGTTCACCATCGTACTGCCATGGCGTTCGGCGTTCGCCCTTATCTTTTACACCGTAGGATCCGCGATCGTGCTGGCCGGCGTCTTGACGTTTCGCCAGATGAAAACCACCGTCAGTCCACTCACACCGGAAGCGACCACGACGATGGTTACCTCGGGCATCTACCGCTTCACCCGTAACCCGATGTACCTGGGCTTCCTCTTGATTCTTGTCGGCTGGGCGATTGATCTCTCTCACCTACTGGCCTTCGTAATCCTCCCGCTCTTCGTGTGGTACATGAATCGTTTTCAAATACAACCCGAGGAACGGGCCTTAGCTTCCAAATTCTCAGAGGCATTTACAGCGTACAAGCGTTCAGTCCGCCGATGGCTATGA
- a CDS encoding tetratricopeptide repeat protein → MMSKWRCVFAMLLVLACASGARPEFVVAAPSLEEAEFAYERGDYTQAARLFSPLAEQGVASAQFYLGLMHETGRGVRQDYPTALTWFRKAAAQGYAGPQNNLGLMYERGRGARKDLVRALMWYHVAAAMLNGDERKAALKRRDHLTSQMTAAQIEQAQEMARRCQQSQFKECD, encoded by the coding sequence ATGATGTCGAAATGGCGTTGTGTCTTTGCAATGCTTTTGGTTCTGGCCTGCGCGTCAGGGGCGAGACCAGAGTTCGTTGTTGCAGCACCGTCCCTCGAGGAGGCGGAATTTGCGTATGAGCGTGGCGATTATACACAAGCGGCCCGGCTCTTCAGTCCCTTGGCGGAGCAAGGAGTGGCATCGGCTCAGTTCTATCTGGGCTTGATGCATGAAACAGGGCGAGGCGTCCGACAGGACTACCCAACGGCACTGACGTGGTTTCGCAAGGCAGCGGCGCAGGGCTATGCTGGCCCGCAGAACAATCTGGGCTTGATGTACGAGAGGGGACGGGGCGCCCGGAAAGACTTGGTTCGCGCGCTCATGTGGTACCACGTCGCTGCCGCCATGTTGAATGGCGATGAGAGGAAGGCAGCCTTGAAGCGCCGAGACCATCTGACGTCACAAATGACTGCAGCGCAGATCGAGCAGGCGCAGGAGATGGCACGGCGTTGTCAGCAGTCCCAGTTTAAAGAGTGCGACTAG
- a CDS encoding CreA family protein translates to MKKTIFVTTLLCCATIVSASHAEEVGSVDTEFKWLGPDHKIVVEAFDDPKIEGITCYLSRSKKGGFKGMVGLAEETSDASLACRQVGPIRVVGAPKEGEKVFSESRSLIFKTLQVVRFFDKKRQTYIYLAYSDRVIEGSPQNAISTVPIQSWSSR, encoded by the coding sequence ATGAAGAAAACCATATTCGTAACCACGTTACTCTGCTGCGCCACGATCGTTTCGGCAAGTCATGCTGAGGAAGTTGGGAGTGTCGATACAGAATTCAAATGGTTGGGTCCGGATCACAAAATTGTGGTTGAAGCGTTTGACGACCCAAAGATTGAAGGCATCACGTGTTATCTGAGTCGATCAAAAAAAGGTGGCTTTAAAGGTATGGTCGGATTGGCAGAGGAAACCTCCGATGCCTCACTGGCCTGTCGTCAAGTCGGTCCCATTCGCGTTGTGGGTGCGCCGAAAGAAGGGGAAAAGGTATTCAGTGAGAGTCGATCCCTGATTTTTAAGACCCTACAAGTTGTCCGATTTTTCGACAAGAAACGCCAGACCTACATTTATCTCGCCTATAGCGATCGAGTGATCGAGGGCTCGCCACAAAATGCCATCTCCACCGTGCCGATCCAATCCTGGTCAAGTCGATAA